From the Natrarchaeobaculum aegyptiacum genome, one window contains:
- a CDS encoding glycosyltransferase, with translation MSLSLYRVVWSLSTAVAIVGVVGLGLDIDPLGGVLVAAGGGILSVLALVAALRHARATTAQRSGGVLPVVFAAVGLLALSLTASATLSPRVPTDVRVVLYATAAQLFLLALEIRPSSASRAVRWCLLFVGHGLVFVGSARVLGWIPSEPGLAVIVYIVGFSILVVHQFWMQQLVDVVIPPQPGTEARYWEGVLLVVVIVAIAAAVASSFTAREGILIPADTLGRSTAVVAGVASVIVLATLAAPGPPPTASEVLTSTGATIVEHAVVIVLALNALVLAVFLVALGLFLWVLGGYLGILVLSVTLEYLQVLHARRRVREPPPSMPEDPPVTVVVAAAFEGPVLPETLEHNLETLSALPFIVVPATKSTDDTVAVARRFETEYPDRLRVIEGTTGSKAGDLNAAWDHVETPYALIVDADEFVDDEFVARGLAHLRDHPDVGVVQGRKAAARPDESQLSRFVSLERQYSTWIDHPFVDDVFEAGHFAGSAAIFRREVSPSVGGWTEGVLTEDIELTIRLYLETDWEVVYDQQMVVWESSPKTVWDLVRQRIRWSRGWAQVTRLHVGSIWRSWRELGWRRTLGLTWVLFIPVSSPFVTVFPIFFLLWFIGFAPPLPILLAIALAVFLLPARSIVYGYAAVADPEIPATVTPTRVVETIVYANLWIVFGWVVQLHSLYLQVAGSPGVWDVTTKTVAGVDAPPEPPHDQDSERERESA, from the coding sequence GTGTCGCTCAGTCTGTACAGAGTCGTCTGGTCCCTGTCGACGGCCGTAGCGATCGTCGGCGTCGTCGGCCTGGGTCTCGATATCGACCCCCTGGGTGGCGTGCTCGTAGCCGCTGGGGGAGGTATCCTCTCGGTTCTCGCGCTCGTTGCGGCGCTTCGCCACGCCAGAGCAACCACAGCCCAACGGTCTGGTGGCGTACTCCCCGTCGTGTTTGCGGCGGTCGGCTTACTCGCACTTTCGTTGACTGCCAGCGCGACGCTCTCTCCTCGCGTCCCGACGGACGTCCGCGTCGTCCTGTACGCGACCGCAGCCCAGCTGTTCTTGCTCGCCCTCGAAATTCGCCCCTCGAGCGCGTCGCGTGCCGTTCGGTGGTGTCTCCTTTTCGTGGGGCACGGTCTCGTCTTCGTTGGAAGCGCGCGAGTTCTCGGGTGGATCCCATCTGAACCCGGCCTCGCCGTGATCGTCTACATCGTCGGCTTCTCGATACTGGTAGTTCACCAGTTCTGGATGCAACAACTCGTCGACGTAGTGATTCCACCTCAACCGGGGACCGAAGCCCGGTACTGGGAGGGCGTCTTGCTCGTGGTCGTCATCGTTGCCATCGCCGCTGCCGTCGCGTCGAGTTTCACCGCTCGAGAGGGCATCCTGATTCCTGCCGACACCCTGGGTCGGTCGACGGCTGTCGTGGCCGGCGTTGCGTCGGTGATCGTCCTCGCGACGCTCGCCGCTCCAGGTCCACCGCCGACTGCCAGCGAGGTACTCACGAGTACCGGCGCGACCATCGTCGAACACGCTGTCGTGATCGTTCTCGCGTTGAACGCGCTGGTGCTCGCCGTCTTTCTGGTCGCACTAGGGCTCTTTCTGTGGGTGCTCGGCGGATATCTCGGAATTCTCGTACTTAGTGTGACGCTCGAGTATCTCCAGGTCCTGCACGCTCGCCGACGGGTTCGCGAGCCACCCCCGTCGATGCCCGAGGACCCGCCTGTCACCGTCGTAGTCGCGGCTGCCTTCGAAGGGCCAGTGCTCCCCGAAACCCTCGAGCACAACCTCGAGACACTTTCTGCTCTACCGTTCATCGTGGTCCCGGCAACGAAGTCCACGGACGATACCGTCGCCGTGGCTCGACGGTTCGAGACCGAGTATCCCGACCGGCTTCGCGTCATCGAGGGGACGACGGGATCGAAAGCCGGCGACCTCAATGCGGCCTGGGACCACGTGGAGACGCCGTATGCACTCATCGTCGACGCCGACGAGTTCGTCGACGACGAGTTCGTAGCTCGAGGACTGGCTCACCTTCGGGATCACCCCGACGTCGGCGTCGTTCAGGGTCGAAAAGCAGCGGCGCGCCCGGACGAGAGTCAGCTGTCGCGATTTGTCAGCCTCGAACGCCAGTACAGCACGTGGATCGACCACCCGTTCGTCGACGACGTCTTCGAGGCGGGGCACTTCGCCGGGTCGGCAGCGATCTTCCGTCGCGAAGTCTCGCCGTCGGTCGGCGGCTGGACCGAGGGCGTTCTCACCGAGGATATCGAACTGACGATCCGTCTCTACCTCGAGACCGACTGGGAGGTGGTGTACGATCAGCAGATGGTAGTGTGGGAGTCGTCGCCGAAAACGGTCTGGGACCTGGTCCGCCAGCGAATCCGCTGGTCGAGGGGCTGGGCACAGGTGACACGGCTCCACGTCGGCTCTATCTGGCGATCCTGGCGGGAACTCGGCTGGCGGCGAACGCTGGGACTGACGTGGGTGCTGTTTATCCCGGTGAGCTCACCGTTCGTGACTGTTTTCCCGATCTTCTTTCTGCTCTGGTTCATCGGGTTCGCGCCGCCGCTTCCGATTCTCCTCGCCATCGCACTTGCCGTGTTCTTGCTGCCGGCCCGGTCGATCGTGTACGGCTACGCAGCGGTCGCCGATCCGGAGATTCCTGCAACAGTGACGCCGACCCGGGTCGTGGAAACGATCGTTTACGCGAACCTGTGGATCGTCTTCGGATGGGTCGTGCAGCTTCATTCGCTGTATCTACAGGTCGCCGGTTCCCCCGGTGTCTGGGACGTCACGACGAAAACCGTCGCTGGAGTGGACGCGCCGCCGGAGCCACCACACGACCAGGATAGCGAGCGAGAGCGCGAATCGGCGTGA
- a CDS encoding acyl-CoA mutase large subunit family protein, giving the protein MFDPDELEEIRAGREEWHEESVEPVVDRFGERKETFTTDTGGQEVDRLYTPADVADLDYEEDLGYPGEPPYTRGVYSTGYRGRLWTMRQYAGFSTPEDTNERFHYLLDQGQTGLSMAFDLPTQMGYDSDASMAAGEVGKAGVAIDSLADMETVFDGIPLDEVSTSMTINAPASVLLALYIAVGDRQGVDREQLRGTIQNDLLKEYAARNTYIYPPEPSMRIITDIFEFCAEETPKFNTISISGYHIREAGATAAQELAFTLGNGIEYVEAAIDAGLDVDEFAPQLSFFFNGHNNIFEEVAKFRAARRMWHDIMDERFDAQNPKSKQLKFHTQTAGSMLTAQQIENNVVRVAYQALAAVLGGTQSLHTNGKDEALALPTEESVRTALRTQQILAHESGAADTIDPLAGSYYVESLTDQVEQEAYELLEEVDDRGGMLEAIDQQWVQRQIQDTAFERQREIEAGERIIVGVNEFEVEEETEIDVEEITKEDERRKIAGLESTREDRDDEAVDAKLEALREAARGEDNLLPYIIDAVKAYATVGEICNVMRDEFGEYQPGSAV; this is encoded by the coding sequence ATGTTCGATCCCGACGAACTCGAGGAGATTCGTGCCGGTCGCGAGGAGTGGCACGAGGAATCGGTCGAGCCCGTCGTCGACCGCTTCGGCGAGCGAAAGGAGACGTTCACGACGGACACCGGGGGACAGGAGGTCGACCGACTCTACACGCCAGCGGACGTGGCCGACCTCGACTACGAGGAGGACCTGGGCTACCCGGGCGAGCCACCGTACACGCGCGGGGTCTACTCGACGGGCTACCGGGGACGGCTCTGGACGATGCGCCAGTACGCCGGCTTCTCGACGCCTGAGGATACGAACGAGCGGTTTCACTACCTGCTCGACCAGGGCCAGACGGGGCTCTCGATGGCGTTCGACCTGCCGACCCAGATGGGCTACGACTCCGATGCCTCGATGGCCGCCGGCGAGGTCGGGAAGGCTGGCGTCGCGATCGACTCACTCGCGGACATGGAGACCGTCTTCGATGGAATCCCACTCGACGAGGTTTCGACCTCGATGACGATCAACGCGCCCGCGTCCGTCCTGCTCGCACTCTACATCGCGGTGGGAGACCGTCAGGGCGTCGACCGTGAGCAACTCCGCGGGACGATCCAGAACGACCTGCTGAAAGAGTACGCCGCACGAAACACCTACATCTATCCGCCCGAGCCATCGATGCGGATCATCACGGACATCTTCGAATTCTGTGCCGAGGAGACGCCGAAATTCAACACCATCTCCATCTCGGGCTATCACATCCGCGAGGCAGGTGCGACCGCCGCTCAGGAGCTGGCGTTCACGCTCGGTAACGGCATCGAGTACGTCGAGGCAGCGATCGACGCCGGCCTCGACGTCGACGAGTTCGCCCCCCAGCTTTCCTTTTTCTTCAACGGACACAACAACATCTTCGAGGAGGTCGCGAAGTTCCGGGCCGCCCGCCGGATGTGGCACGACATCATGGACGAGCGCTTCGACGCCCAGAATCCCAAGTCCAAACAGCTCAAGTTCCACACCCAGACCGCGGGTTCGATGCTGACCGCCCAGCAGATCGAGAACAACGTGGTCCGGGTGGCCTACCAGGCGCTGGCGGCGGTGCTTGGCGGGACCCAGAGTCTCCATACCAACGGCAAAGACGAGGCGCTCGCGCTCCCGACCGAAGAATCCGTGCGAACTGCACTCCGAACCCAGCAGATTCTCGCCCACGAGTCGGGTGCAGCCGACACGATCGACCCACTCGCCGGCAGCTACTACGTCGAGAGCCTCACCGATCAGGTCGAACAGGAGGCCTACGAACTCCTCGAGGAGGTCGACGACCGCGGCGGCATGCTCGAGGCCATCGACCAGCAGTGGGTCCAGCGACAGATCCAGGATACCGCCTTCGAGCGACAGCGGGAGATCGAAGCAGGCGAGCGGATCATCGTCGGCGTCAACGAGTTCGAAGTCGAAGAAGAGACCGAGATCGACGTCGAAGAGATCACCAAAGAAGACGAACGCCGCAAGATCGCGGGTCTCGAGTCGACGCGGGAAGACCGCGACGACGAGGCCGTCGACGCGAAACTCGAGGCACTCCGCGAGGCCGCCCGGGGTGAGGACAACTTGCTGCCGTACATCATCGACGCGGTGAAAGCGTACGCGACCGTCGGTGAGATCTGTAACGTGATGCGTGACGAATTCGGCGAGTACCAGCCCGGTAGCGCGGTCTGA
- a CDS encoding GNAT family N-acetyltransferase, with protein MYVRDAKNREEVWLLDNIEALGLDATAFRSRDYVVAVDEESGEKAGFGRIRVHRTDDDEDVLELTSIGVVEEWRGQGVGAHVVERLLEYAGDEGFETVYTLTGSGSYLAQFGFRRIDESDLPPTLQGRLEEKRDGVDPEAVPYAIDVDRFRMPERLRESFKRASDHDEGHEDEETAEDFGIDPDSATYKYDTGR; from the coding sequence ATGTACGTACGGGACGCGAAAAACAGGGAGGAGGTCTGGCTGCTCGACAACATCGAGGCACTGGGTCTCGACGCGACGGCGTTTCGATCTCGCGATTACGTGGTCGCCGTCGACGAGGAATCCGGCGAGAAGGCCGGCTTCGGTCGGATTCGCGTCCACCGGACCGACGACGACGAAGACGTCCTCGAACTCACGAGCATCGGCGTCGTCGAGGAGTGGCGCGGCCAGGGCGTCGGCGCACACGTCGTCGAACGCCTCCTCGAGTACGCGGGCGACGAGGGGTTCGAAACGGTCTACACGCTGACCGGCTCGGGGAGCTACCTCGCCCAGTTTGGCTTCCGCCGGATCGACGAATCCGACCTCCCGCCGACGCTGCAGGGACGCCTCGAGGAGAAACGCGATGGCGTCGATCCCGAGGCCGTCCCGTACGCGATCGACGTCGACCGGTTCCGGATGCCCGAACGCCTCCGTGAGTCGTTCAAACGCGCTTCGGACCACGACGAGGGTCACGAAGACGAGGAGACGGCGGAGGACTTCGGGATCGACCCCGATTCGGCGACGTACAAGTACGATACGGGCCGGTAA
- a CDS encoding aldehyde ferredoxin oxidoreductase C-terminal domain-containing protein — MLHATGPMLTVDVGDRTATETEIDESLETYVGGRALATALAHDRIPFDADPFGPENRAYLSTGPLQQSQMSFTGRMNLTGLSPLTDGLASANAGGYLSRNFVATGISVLELVGESDDLLAIHVTDSGIEFEEVPELEGATVPKTSEYMADTHGLGPDNCVAIGPAGENLVRFASVMTFDSRAFGRGGLGAILGAKNVKCITFDGDQEPPLEIPNPPESEVHREAATSDDRMRSQGTAGGTEFINDSFSLPTRYFEDYEFEHAEDIGGQAVAEKKYKKGACSACAYACKLPTRDEETGVETEGPEFETIYAFGSMQGVGDLVDVMRGNELCDTLGMDTISAGVTVAAYLASEDEFGNAELAQEVTEKIAHREGVGDLLAEGVDRCHDELGVENLTVKGLEFAAHDGRVLHGQGLSYAVANRGADHLYASMLRLEYSGELNPEGTLGKADRLVEAENAAAFLDTGIICVFGRDYVTPERMEVLFDADYEELLEVGAKAVELERHFNNQRGFDREDDQVPYELPDLEEAIDEYYAARGWTDEGVVSELSAEPAVADD; from the coding sequence ATGCTACACGCGACCGGGCCGATGCTCACCGTCGACGTCGGTGACCGAACGGCCACCGAGACGGAAATCGACGAGTCCCTCGAGACCTACGTCGGGGGGCGAGCGCTCGCCACGGCACTGGCTCACGACCGGATTCCGTTCGACGCCGACCCGTTCGGTCCCGAGAACCGTGCGTACCTCTCGACGGGGCCGCTCCAGCAGTCACAGATGTCCTTTACAGGTCGAATGAACCTGACCGGCCTCTCGCCACTGACCGACGGACTGGCCTCCGCGAACGCGGGGGGATATCTCTCGCGAAACTTCGTCGCCACCGGCATCAGCGTCCTCGAGCTGGTCGGCGAGAGCGACGACCTGCTCGCGATCCACGTCACCGATTCTGGCATCGAGTTCGAGGAAGTTCCAGAACTCGAGGGAGCGACCGTCCCGAAGACCTCCGAGTACATGGCAGACACCCACGGTCTCGGTCCCGACAACTGCGTCGCTATCGGGCCGGCCGGCGAGAACCTCGTGCGCTTTGCCTCGGTAATGACCTTCGACTCGCGGGCGTTCGGCCGCGGGGGGCTAGGAGCGATCCTCGGTGCGAAGAACGTCAAGTGCATCACGTTCGACGGCGACCAGGAACCGCCCCTCGAGATTCCGAACCCGCCGGAGTCAGAGGTCCACCGGGAGGCAGCCACCTCGGACGACCGGATGCGGTCGCAGGGAACTGCCGGCGGGACGGAGTTCATCAACGACTCGTTCTCGCTTCCGACGCGCTACTTCGAGGACTACGAGTTCGAACACGCCGAGGACATCGGCGGGCAGGCCGTCGCCGAGAAGAAGTACAAGAAGGGAGCCTGCTCGGCCTGTGCGTACGCCTGTAAGCTTCCAACGCGGGACGAGGAGACGGGCGTCGAGACGGAGGGGCCGGAGTTCGAGACTATCTACGCCTTCGGATCGATGCAGGGCGTCGGCGACCTCGTGGACGTCATGCGGGGCAACGAACTCTGTGATACCCTCGGGATGGACACCATTTCCGCGGGGGTAACCGTCGCGGCTTACCTCGCCAGCGAAGACGAGTTCGGCAACGCCGAACTGGCTCAGGAAGTCACCGAGAAAATCGCACACAGAGAGGGCGTCGGCGACCTGCTCGCGGAAGGGGTCGACCGCTGTCACGACGAACTCGGCGTCGAGAACCTGACCGTCAAAGGTCTCGAGTTTGCCGCCCACGACGGGCGCGTCCTCCACGGACAGGGACTCTCCTACGCCGTGGCAAACCGGGGGGCTGACCACCTCTACGCCAGCATGCTTCGGCTCGAGTACAGCGGCGAGTTGAACCCGGAAGGAACCCTCGGCAAGGCCGACCGACTCGTGGAAGCCGAGAACGCCGCCGCCTTCCTCGACACCGGCATCATCTGTGTCTTCGGCCGCGACTACGTCACGCCCGAACGGATGGAAGTGCTGTTCGACGCCGACTACGAGGAGCTGCTCGAGGTCGGGGCGAAGGCCGTCGAACTCGAGCGTCACTTCAACAACCAGCGCGGCTTCGACCGCGAGGACGATCAGGTGCCCTACGAGTTGCCGGACCTCGAGGAAGCGATCGACGAGTACTACGCGGCTCGCGGCTGGACGGACGAGGGCGTCGTTTCGGAGCTGTCGGCCGAGCCGGCAGTCGCGGACGACTGA
- a CDS encoding ubiquitin-like small modifier protein 1 has protein sequence MKLECCFYGPFRDAIGEKSLVRETDCETVGDLLAELEEAYPALEGEILADDGSELAGDTVVSRNGRHVVHLDGLATDLEDGDVIRLVPSVYGG, from the coding sequence GTGAAACTCGAGTGTTGCTTCTACGGGCCGTTCCGGGACGCCATCGGCGAGAAGTCGCTCGTCCGCGAGACCGACTGCGAGACCGTCGGCGACCTGCTCGCGGAACTCGAGGAAGCGTACCCCGCTCTCGAGGGCGAGATCCTCGCGGACGATGGCTCGGAACTCGCAGGTGACACGGTCGTCTCGAGGAACGGGCGACACGTCGTCCACCTCGACGGACTGGCGACCGACCTCGAGGACGGCGACGTGATCCGGCTGGTGCCGTCGGTCTACGGCGGATGA